The segment AGCACTGATAAAATGTCAATTTGGGGAGTAGATATATAGGAAGATTAGTTAATGTACTTCCTAATATACAAACTTTTCCTGGTCGAATCGCTCCTTCGTAACAATCTAGTTCAAGTCCCCAGGGTCTATTTTTATAAAAAATCCAGTCTTTCACATTACTTGATTTATACTGCCCTCCCTTTCGTTCGAAAACTTCTTTCATATCTTGTGAAAGTAGTGAATGGTTGAGAGAATAAGAAGGAGAGAGCATTTGGAGGGTAAGTAAAAAATATTCAAAGTCAGTTGCATTTACAAGTAGTTTTTTATGGAAATGTCCTCTTAATAGGTAAAGCATGTTACGCCATAGCATTTTCGAATCGGTGTTTTTTTCCATTGAGCGGGATTGAGTAACAATTGATTGATAGCACATTTCAACTAATTTAGGGGCCTGTGCTCTTAAAGTAGATAGATCAACTGCTTGATATGACTTTTGAAAAAAAAGTTGGAGTGAAAATCTATCAATATAATTTGTCACTTCTTGATTGATCAAATCGATATCTTTATCCTTTAGAAAATCTATAATTTTATTTTTAGTTTGAAATACGGACGGTAGTTTTCTGGCCAACTCCATTGCATTTTGGACAGGATCACCACCTAGCCTCAATTGTTTACTTCCATATACAAAAACTATCTGATCAGATTTAAGGTATTTGTGAATGGACATTAATGGGGAAATTTGTCCGCCTGATCCCCAACTTTTGAGATAAGCGGCTTCAAGATAAGTCATTCTTGAAATAAAATTGTCTCCATAATTTATTCTATTTTCATCTAGTAAGATCACACTTCTTTGCTTTTCAAGTAATGAAATAGCTAATAGATATGAAATAAAATTTTCACCCAAAATAATATAATCTGTTTCTTTATTTAACATTCTTATTGCCAGTTAATTAATGATTGAATCAATACAATTATTGAATTCTATCTCTAAGTTTTTGTAAATCATTTCATTAAAATCAATTTGAACATTTTGACGAAAGAAATAGAGATGAGCAAAGTCTGCTGTGTCATGAACAACTTTAAGAGATTCAGGTGAATGAGACATGATGAAGTCATATTCTGTAGATCTGTCTGTTTTGGGGCCACAAAAAACTCTTAAACCTGATAAGTACGGCTCGCTAACAGAATGGATAGATTCTCCATGTCCACCTCCAATATAGGCGTCCCTAAAAAAAGAATAGAGCTCACATAGAATACCTTTTATTGTAACAATTGTAATTTTTTTGGCATTAAGATCATTAAGGTCAGTTGATTCTGAAATGATTTGGGTTTCAAACCCCATACTTTGAATTTTGCTGGTTATAACCTGTAATGTTGTTTTGTTTAAACTATGTGGAACAATGGCAATATACATATCACCTTTTTCTATTCTTTTAACAATTTGAGAATCGTCGAGAATTTCAAGATCCTCTGGCCAAGCGGAGCCGATAATAAGATTATATTGATGAGACTGCGCAAGTTCTCTCATCTTGGTGTATTTGTCTAATAGATGTTTTTTATCTTTTAAGCGGTTTATTATCTGTGAAATTCTAAAATCAAAACTCTGTGAAAGTATGCTTTTGTTCTCTAAAATTTTTGAGAATTTTTCTTTTTCTATGTCATTGGCACAAATTATTTTATTAAACTGATTGAAAAGAGTTCTATAAAAATGTCCTTTAAAAGAACTTTGAGAGTTTACGAAAGACTCTTTTCCTTTAAGTGAAGCATTGATGAGAATGAATTGAGTATCTTTGCGTAATCCAATGTCTACAACTTCTGGGAAAAAATCGTATCGGCATAGAATCATTTTTTTTGCTGTCACCCAATTTCTAAGGTTAAATTTTGAAAAAGTTGGAGATAAAAAGGGATAACAACAGATTCTTGTCTGATTAGGATACTGCTGGTGAAAGAACTGTATTTTTGAATCGACACTAGGAGAACAGTAAACAATTTCTATTAACTTTCCTTGGCTGATTGCTTTTTCAGCAATCGGTCTAACTTGTTCCCACTCACCTTCAGAACTGAACTCAAAACAAATATCGGCCCTAGAACTAAATTTGCCTTGTCTTGAACTGGTTTCTAAGAGCTTTCTTTCATATAATTTTCCTTTCGGTACTGGAAAAACTGACAACAAGCACCATATTAAATCTCGAAAGATGTAAAAGCATAAATGAAATATCTTTAACATAATTAAATCAGCATACATTTCGAACATCCCTCTAAAATCTCTAAGTTAACTTAAGAAAGAAAGTTTGTCAGAGCATTTTGAGAGAGAGATTACTACGAATCGGTGTCATAATGCTACTACGCACTGTGTAATTTCTTATAAGTTCTGACAACTTGCACTTTTTTAATGGCATCTATTTAAAATTCTTGTTAAAAAATTTGTTAAGAAAAATTTTACGTTAATGATTACACGTAGGGAGAAGGAATAATGAATTTCAAAAAACTATCAATACTCGTAACTTCACTGATGACTATTTCACCATTTACTATTGCTCAAGATTCCTCATCTAATACGTCATCAGCAACTGTAGATACAGAATTCAAGAACTCATTTAAACTAAACTATATGGGTTATTTTTATAATACACGTAACGAAAAAGACGAAATGGAACGTAATATTCAAAACATAAATAACGAAAATGATATCATTGCCAGTTATAAACTAACTCCAAAGGATGAACTTAGGCTGTATTCAATTTCAACATCATCAGTTCAAATTTCGGGACCCCTTGATGAACAGGCCAGTAGATCAACTTTCAATCACGAATTAGTAGAAGCAAGATATCTGAGAAGTAAAATATTAACTGAAGACAAGTCTGGATTTAACTTAACCCTTGGTGGATCTCTTGTTGGATATACTTCAGCGTCTAAAAGAAAAGAGATTCAATATGATGGATATGCAATGGGAATAATTGAGCTTTCTAAGACTATTTCACCAAAATTCACTCTCATTTCACAGTCAAGGCCATATGTATATTTTAATAATAAATTTAAAAAGGACTCAAGTGATGGATACCGTTTTAGACAATTATTAATTCAATCTTTCTCACTTCCTAAGGATTTCTCTTTGCATATAACCCAAGATTTAAACTACAAGATGAAAAATAACTTTGTTGGTAAAAATACTAAACTTTCTATTTCAAATACTGTTGAAATTGGTAAAGCAATCAATGAGGATATCACTCTTGGAGTTTATTTTGATCATGACCTTAAAACAATTGCTAAAACATTTGAAAATACATCTGTTGGAATTTTCGCAAACTTGTCAACGACTCTTTAAAATTTAGATAAATACTAGTATTGGGCCCTTTATTTGGGCCCAAATTTCGGCATATTTTTCCATCAAGCTATTTCTTTGAATTCAAATTCAAATTCATTCCAATTTCATCCGTTAACGACTAAGGCACTATTAAGGATGGATTATGGGCCAAACAGTCATAAAAGAATTAAATCGTGAGGGATTAATAGATCTTATTCTTACGAATAAAGAAATTGTTTCAAGAGCAATACCATCACATGAATTATTTATGCTCTTTCATGGTGGTGAGTACTTTGGCCCATTATGCAAAGATGATCTTCAAGCTATTAATCAAATGGACCCTTTTTTCTTTGAAAAATACAAACTTAAAATTTTTAACGAGAAAGAAAAACACAATTTAGGTCATTGGATAAATTTTTATGAACATCCTTTATTTCAAAGGAGAAAGCCCGAACTTGTACTTGAGAATATGTCTCAGGAATTGGCCGAAAAATCAAAATATTTTATATTGAAAAATGGACAGTCTTTAGGCCCCTATTCGTATGAAGAACTCAAACATGAAATTCTTCATAAAAGTTTATATTACACAGATCTTTTTCGAAGTAATGAAGAAGACGACTGGGATAAAATCTATAAAATACCAGGATTTGACAGACGAGCAACATTACCCGGAATGGATGAAGAGGAAGAACTACCCGATGCTCCTGATGTTGATTTGATTAAAAAAAGTGCAGAAGAAGTATCGCAAATACTAGATGCAAATAAATTATTAGAAGATCAAAATAGGAATTCTCTGGCCAATTTAATGGCCCTAAGTACAGAAAGAGCTAAAAAGTTTCTGGCCGTATCAAGAACACAAATTTCAAATTCAAGCAATGTTCTATCGAATAAAAAGTATCGCTATTGGGCCATTGGGTTAATTTCGATTGTTGCATTGGGTATTGTTGCCTTTTTATTTACTGATGAAATAAAAAAACAATTTGACATGGCCGAAGTAAATAAACAAAAAAAATCTAAAGCAACTAAGATTGATAAGTCATCTAAAAATGATACTTTGGCCAAAGACAATAGTATTGAGGAAATGGATGAACAAGAGAAACTTGAGTCTGACTCAAAAAGACAAGAGGCCATTGAAAAAAGACTTCAGGCCCGAATAGACAAAGAACAAAGAAGAAAAGAAAGACAAAGAAATAGAGAACAAAAAAGATTAGGAGAGCGGGATAATTATGATGCTGCTACATATGATGATTATGTACCTTCTGACGAATATTATTATGATGATGATGTTCCTGAATTAGAAGGTGAAGCTACCAGTAACCCAAGAAGACCAGCTTCTAGAGCAAACAAAAGATCAAATTCAAGTACTGGAACAGAAAGAGAAGAAAAATCCAGAGCTGAAGATGAATATTACGAAGATCAAGATGAAAATTCTTCATATGATGGAGTCGCAGAAGAACCAGAATTATTTGATGAGGAGTTGCCTCCTCTTGAAGAAGAAGAAAATTATTAACTCTTTTTTTTCAAATTAAAAATGTTAAATATTAATAGCTCTATTATCAGTCGTTGCAAGAGAGGCCTCTTTGAACGCTTCAGAATATGTCGGATGTGCGTGGCAAGTTCTAGCAACGTCTTCAGCAGAGGCCCTATATTCCATTGCTAGTACAGCTTCAGCGATCATGTCTGCGGCCCTAGGGCCAATCATATGAACACCTAGAATTTCATCTGTATCTTTATGGGCCAAAACCTTAACAAAACCAAAAAATTCATTTGAAGCTCTGGCCCTTCCAAGGGCCTTAATGGGATAGCTCCCTTTTTTATATGAAATTCCGGCCTTTTTAAGTTCCTCTTCAGTACTTCCAACACTGGCCACTTCTGGCCACGTATAGATAACAGAGGGTATAAGATTGTAATGTATGTGTGGTTTTTGACCTGCGATTTTTTCAGCGAGAACAACTCCTTCTTCTTCGGCCTTATGGGCCAACATTGCTCCAGCAATAACGTCTCCGATAGCGTATATATTAGGAATTGTTGTTTCAAATTCTGAATTTACTAAAATTTTTCCACGTTCATCGGTTTTGATACCAATTTTTTCTAGACCTAGTCCTTCTGTATAGGCCTTTCTTCCCACTGCGACGAGGCAATAATCACCTTCGATAGAAATTTCTTCATTGTTTTTTGTATTTTTAGCTTTTATCGTTACCGTTTTACCCTTGTTTGTAACTTCAGTAACTCCATAACCTGTATAGAGTTTAAATCCATCTTTTTTGAAAACTTTTGTGAGTTCTTTGGCTAAATCACCATCCATCATACCTACAAGAGAAGGTGCATATTCAACAACGCTTACTTCGGAGCCAAGTCTACGATAACAAGCACCAAGTTCTAATCCAATCACTCCTCCACCAATGACAACTAAATGTTTAGGTACTTCACCTAATTTTAAGGCCTCGGTAGAAGTGATGACACGTTTTTTGTCAATACTTACACCGGGTAAACTTGATGGTTTTGATCCTGTTGCAATGATAAATTTCTTTGAGTTCAAAATAATTTGCTCTTTTTGTGATTGTACTTCAAGAGTGTTTCTGTCTTTGAAGGATCCATGACCCTGAAAAACTTCAATTTTATTTTTTTTCATTAGATAGTTAATACCAGATGATGTATCAGATACAACTTTTGCAACTCTATCCATCAATTTTTTAAAATTTAATTTTACTTCACCTACTTCTATTCCATGGTCTTTGTGGCCTGTGAGTAATTCATGATAACGTTCTGAAGAATCTAAAAATGCTTTTGAGGGGATACAACCAACATTTAAGCATGTTCCGCCTAGGGTATTATATTTTTCAACGATTGCTGTTTTCATGCCTAACTGAGCACAACGAATGGCACAAGTGTACCCACCTGGGCCAGATCCAATTACAACTATATCAAATTCTTTCATTTTTTTGCCTTTCAATTTAATTAAACATTTATGAGCAATCGACAAGGATCTTCAAGAAGATCTTTGATTCTTTTTAGAAAGCTCACAGATTCTTTACCATCTACAATACGGTGATCATAAGAAAGTGCCAAATACATAATTGGTCTAATGACAACTTGTCCATTCAAAGCGACTGGTCTTTCAACAATATTATGCATTCCAAGTATTGCTGATTGAGGTAGATTTAAAATAGGAGTAGACAGCATCGATCCAAAAACGCCACCATTTGTGATAGTAAAGGTACCGCCTTGCATTTCATCGATTGAAATTTTTCCATCTCGACCTTTTTTAGCAAGTCGTAAAATATCTTTTTCTATTTCAGCTAGAGTTAGTTGCTCAGCATTTCTTACTATAGGTACAACTAGTCCTTTTGGAGTTGAAACAGCGATACCTATGTCACAATAGTGATGGTAACGAATTTCATCACCATTAATCTGAGCATTAATATCTGGAAACTCTTGCAATGCCATACAAGCGGCCTTCGTAAAAAAAGACATAAATCCAAGTCCTACTTCATGTTTTTCTTTGAACATATCTTTATATTTTTTTCGAATTTGCATGACTTCGTGAAGATCAACTTCGTTAAAAGTTGTAAGCATTGCCGTTGTATTTTTAGCTTCAACTAGTCTTTTAGCGATTGTTTTTCTTAGCCTGGACATCGGTACATTTTCGACAGATCTTTCAGTTTTAGATTCTGAAACAAGATGTGAATCAATTGAAGCAGGACGAGTAATATTTGCTTTCAAAGCATCTTCTTTGGTTATTCGTCCATCTTTGCCAGAACCTGAAATATCTTTAGTTTCGATTCCTTTTTCTGAGAGAATTTTTTGAGCAGCGGGGGAGGCATATTTTTTCTCGTCGTAAAATTTATCGGCCCCTGATGGTTGTGGGATGGGAGAAGTTTCAACTTCCTCTTTTTTAGGAGGAGAAGTTATCTGTTCATTGATTCCTGGTTCAATTGTACAAAGTAGCGCTCCAATATTTAAAGTATCACCTTCAGAAGCGACAATCTTTAAAACGCCACCTTTTTCGGCCGGAACTTCAACGGTTGCTTTATCTGATTCGAGCTCGCAAATGGCCTCATCTTCTTGGACAAATTCACCGTCACTTTTTAACCAAGTGACTAATGTTACTTCTGTTATCGATTCACCCACACTTGGGACTTTGATTTCAATCGTCATATGATATCCTTATTTAGTTTGAAATGATCTCGTTACTATGTCTTCTTGTTCTTTTTTATGTACAGAAGCAAAACCTGAAGCAGGAGAAGCTGAAATTTTTCGGGAGATAATTTCAAAACCTCTAAACTCTTTGTATCTTAAAAGATAAGTCCAATAGCCCATATTTTCAGGTTCTTCCTGAACCCATATAAATTCTGCTTTTGAGTACTTCTTAAGGATGGCTTTCAATTGTTTATCTGCAAGAGGATAAAGCTGTTCAAGTCTAACAATTGCAATATCATCACGTTTATCTGCTAACTGTTTTTCTAATAGGTCAAAGTAAACTTTTCCAGTACACATTAGAACTCGTTTAACTTTTGTTTTTTTGGCAAAGGAGTCATCGATAATTTCCTGAAATTTTCCATTCGTAAATTCTTCAACATTTGAAATACAATCTTTGTGTCTTAATAGTGATTTTGGAGTAAACACAATGAGAGGTTTTCTAAATGGAATAGCAACTTGCCTTCTGAGGGCATGAAAAAGATTTGAAGGTTTTGTTAAGTTGCAAACATACATATTTTCTTCAGCGGCCAATTGTAGATATCTTTCAGGCCTTGCTGATGAATGTTCTGGGCCTTGTCCTTCATAGCCATGTGGAAGAAGAACGACTAGATCAGAAGACATTTGCCATTTTGAATCACTTGAAGAAATAAACTGATCAAAGACGGGTTGAGCACAATTGGAAAAATCTCCAAATTGGGCCTCCCAAAGATTAATGTTGTTTGGACTTACAAGTGAGTAACCATATTCAAAACCTAAAACGGCATACTCAGACAGTAACGAATTATAAATATAAAATTTGTTTTCATTTTCGGCCAAAGAGGCCAGTGCACAGTAGGGCCTATTAGTTTTAGAATCAAAAACCATGGCATGTCTATGAGAAAAAGTTCCTCTAATAACATCTTGACCCGAGATTCGAATCGTTCGTCCATCTTGCAAGAGTGACCCATAGGCCATCATCTCTGCAAGGGCCCAATCAATTTGCCCGTTATCAAATCTTTTTCGACGCTCTTCAATTATCTTCTGGGCCTTCTTTATTGGAGAAATTTCATCTGGAGTTGTGGATATTCTTTCAACAATTTTGGCAAGTTTTTCTTCACTCACCTGTGTTTCAGGAGATTCATCAAAATCACTTTTGTTTGATTTTCTCAACTTGCTCCACTCTTCATCAGGTTTTTGATAAAGATATTCAAGATCCTTTTGTTTGACTAAATCTAATCTCTCTTGAAGTTTTGTCCTAAAATGCGTTTGCATTTCTTTAGCTAAATTTGCTTCAATTTTATTTCCACCAACAAGTTTACTCACATAAATTTCTCTTGGATCTTGATGTTTTGCAATTAAGTCATAGAATGTCGGTTGAGTGAATTTTGGTTCATCTCCTTCATTGTGGCCGTGTTTTCTGTAGCAAACCATATCAATATAAACGTCTTTTTTAAATTTCTGACGATATTCCATAGCGAGCTCGACTGCATAGATCACGGCCTCTACATCATCTCCATTAATGTGGATAATCGGAACATCAATGGCCTTTGCAACTGAAGTTGAATAAATCGAAGTTCTAGCATCAGTAAAATCAGTTGTGAAACCAATTTGATTATTTATAACAAAGTGAATTGTTCCACCAACACTATATCCCTCTAAGTTAGACATCTGTGCTGTTTCATAAACAATACCCTGACCTGCAATTGCAGCGTCTCCATGAACAATAATGGGACAAATTTTACTTGAATCATGTCCATAAACCTTATCAATTTGACCTCTTGTAAAACCGATGGCCACAGGACTGACAACTTCTAAGTGTGAAGGGTTGGGCATTAATTTAAGATAGACATCATTTCCTGAACTGGATTTTGTTTTAGATCTAAAACCTAAGTGATACTTTACATCTCCATCACCAAGGGATAGATCAGGTCTAGCAGTTCCTTCAAATTCATTAAAAATATACTCATAAGTTTTTCCCATGATATTGGCCAAAACGTTCAATCTACCTCTATGGGCCATACCTATGACAAATTCATTAACACCTAAATCAGATCCTTTATTAATTATGGCGTCTAGTGCGGGAATAGCACTCTCCCCTCCCTCAAGAGAAAATCTCTTTTGGCCTAGATATTTTAGTTGTAAGAAATTTTCAAACACAACGGCCTCGTTGAGTTTTTCCAATATTCTTTTTTTCTTTTCCAAAGAATGGTCAAAGCCTTGTATGGTTCCTTCAAAATGTTCTTTAATCCAACGCCTTTCTTGAGTGTTATTGATATGCATGTACTCTATACCAATGCTTGAACAATAGGATCTTTTAAGATGTTCAATGACTTGCATAAGAGTGAGATTTCCCTCTCCTATAAATTTAGAAACTGAAAATTGTTTGTGGAGATCACTTTCTTCAAGTCCAAAATTTTCGATAAAGAGATAGGGATCGCGATTTCTTCTTGGCCGTATTGGATTAGTATCAGAAAGAAGATGTCCCCTAGCGCGATAAGATTGAATCAAACGAAAAACATGAATTTCTTTGTCTGTATCAGTTGTTGCGCCAGAGAAAACATGATTACTTTCTCCTGGAAAAACTTGAGCATTTTCAGCATTTTCGATATTTGGATTTTTCATCTCAATTGGAAAATGTTCACTGCCAGAATTCAAAGCATATTCGAAGCCTTGAAAAAACTTTTTCCATGTTTCATCTACAGAGTCAGGATTATTTGAAAAATTTTCATAAAGAGCATCAACATAAGCATTATCTGAACCGGTGAGATGGGAGTTGTCTGACTTTTTCATTTTTCCTCATTTAAAACAAGACCAACAGGAATCTGCGCCATTTGTTTATTCATTAATTCACTTTATTATATCGCCTTCACGAGTATACTGTATGTAGAAGACTTTGCCGTCTAAAACTAATCTTACTCATGTAAAAAAGCGAGGCAGATTATATAGACTAATAATCATAATGTCATCAAAAGGAAATTTATGAAATATAATCAATTGGGAGATACGGACCTTACCGTAAGTGAAATTTGTCTAGGAACGATGACCTGGGGTGAGCAAAATAACGAAAAACAGGCCCATGAACAGTTAGACTTCGCATTTGAAAGAGGTGTTAACTTTATTGACACAGCTGAAATGTACCCAGTCCCTCCTCGAGAAAGTACTTATGGAAAAACTGAGCAGGCCATTGGGAAATGGGGCAAAATAAAAAATCAGAGAGATGAAATCGTACTGGCCTCCAAAATAGCGGGGCCAGGAGAAATGGTTCGCTATATTCGAGGTGGTTCGAGACTCACTTTGGCCCATATCCGTAAGGCCGTTGAAGAAAGTTTGCGTCGCTTACAAACAGATTACATTGATCTTTATCAATTGCACTGGCCAGATAGACATACTAATTATTTTGGTCAACTTGGCTATATGCCAAATTCAAATGAAATTGTTACACCTATTTTAGAAACCTTAGAAGCACTTCAAAAAATGAAATCCGAAGGAAAAATTAGACACATTGGAGTATCTAATGAGACTCCTTGGGGAGTCATGACATTTAAATATCTAGCTGAAACAAGAGGATTACCAAAGATTGTATCAATCCAAAATCCCTATAGTCTACTTAACAGAACTTTTGAAATAGGTCTTTCTGAAATTTCACATAGAGAAAAAATTGGACTTCTGGCCTACTCACCTCTGGGTTTTGGAGTTCTCACTGGAAAATACCTTGAAAGTATGCCGGCCAATGCGAGAATTACATTATTTCCTCGTTTTAGTAGGTACATGTCTGACGGTGGGATTGAGGCCACAAAAAAATATGTCGATTTAGCTCGAACTTATGAATTATCTCCAGCACAAATGGCATTGGCCTATGTAAACTCGAGGCCATTTCTCACGAGCAATATTATCGGTGCAACAAATTTAGAACAACTCAAGGAAAATATAGAATCAGTTAATATAAAATTAAATGATGAAGTATTGGCAAAAATTGAAGAAATTCATCTCGAAAACAGCAATCCTTGTCCATAGTATGATTTCTATGCAAGATAGTATCCATTCATTTTATTTGACATAAAAATATATTCCCTAGTAAAAATGGACTCCCAAACACTACTTCATTGGCCAGGAGAAAATATGAATGCCTCATATATTGCGCTTGGATGTCTTGTCCTTTTTGCTTTGGCGTATCGTTTTTACGCACGTTATATCTCTACGAAAATCTTCCAACTTGACCTACTCAATGAAGAAAAAACTCCCGCTTTAAAATATGAAGATGGAATCGATTTTGTACCCACTAGAAAAGAGATCCTGATAGGTCATCATTTTAGTTCAATAGCAGGAGCTGCACCTATCGTTGGGCCAGCAGTTGCGGCCATATGGGGGTGGGTACCTGCTATATTGTGGATTGTCTTTGGAGTAATTTTTATTGGTGCTTGCCATGACTTTGGCACTCTTTTTGTTTCAATGAAAAATAATGGAAAATCTATTGCAGAATTTACCGAAGGCCTACTTGGTCTTAGGACGAAATATCTATTTCTTATTATCATTTTCTTTCTTGTTTGGATGGTTATTGCTGTATTTACATTAGTTATTGCAAATTTATTTATCAGTTATCCAGCGTCAGTTATACCGATCAATTTTGAAATTATAGTTGCTGTTTTACTTGGACTTTATATCAATCATCATAAAGGTGATTTAAAAATACCTTCGATATTAGCACAAATAGGTCTAATCATCATGGTTTTTGTTGGTACGAAGTATCCTATTTCACTAGATCCCCTTTTTGGACAAAGTTCACTTATGGCCTGGATAATTTTTCTTTTAATCTATAGTTTTATTGCTTCTGTTTTGCCTGTTTGGATGCTTCTCCAGCCAAGGGATTTTATCAATTCGCATCAATTATTTTTAGGGCTTGGATTGTTATTAGTAGGTTTATTTGTTACAAGTCCGACAATAGTTGCTCCGGCCATAAATCCAAATCCAGTTGGAGCTCCACCATGGTTTCCCTTTCTTTTCATTACGATCGCATGTGGAGCGATCAGTGGATTTCATGGACTTGTTTCTGGAGGAACGACAAGTAAGCAGATTCAAAAATGGACAGACGCACGTCCAATTGGCTATGGCTCAATGCTTGGAGAAGGTTTATTAGCTTTAATTGCAACACTTGCAGTAACTGCTGGTTTTGAATCAAAAGCGCTTTGGCACAATCATTATGCCACTTGGAACGCGGCCAATGGACTATCTGCAAAGATAAATGCCTTCGTTACAGGATCTTCAAAGTTTTTGAACAGTATTGGAATATCTGAAGACATTTCACAAACATTTATAGCTGTATTAATAATAAGTTTTGCAGCTACAAGTTTGGACACTGCTTGTAGAATCCAGCGTTATATTATTGCTGAATTTGGAGATGTTACAGGAGTTAAAGTTTTAAAAAATAGATATATTGGTTCTTCAATTGCAGTTTTATCAGCTCTATTTCTGATGCTAACAAGTGACGGTGGGAAAGGGGGGTTGCATTTATGGCCGTTATTTGGAGCAACAAATCAGATGTTGGCCGGATTAAGTTTGATCATAATTAGTGTCTATCTCTATAAAAATAGGAGACCATGTAAATCATTTCTTATTCCAGCATTTTTTATCTTGGCCATGACTTTCATGTCTTTAGTCTTGAATATACAACATTATTTAAATGAAAAGAAATTCCTTCTTCTTGTACTCGGAGTTTTTCTTACGCTTTCTCAACTTTGGATTATCATTGAATCTTTTTTTCTGCTAAAAAATCTAAAAAATAAGTAAACTTTTCATCTACTGAATTTGAGATAAATTTATCGTAGATGATATGCTTTTGGATGGCAGAAAGCATATACACCATGCTTAGAAAGAGTCGAACCTAGGCCGGAATGTCCCCTACCTGACCATGGTAAATAACCTGAAACTCGATCACAACAATTGAGATAACCTGTCCCTGAGTTAATTTGAGAAAGTATTTTATTTCCTCTTTCATTGTTAGAGGTATAGACCGAAGAGGTTAAACCGTATTCACTATCATTCATCAAACGTATGGCCTCTTCATCATCTTTTACTTTTTGAATCCCTATGATTGGCCCAAATGTTTCTTTGATCATGACATCCATCTTGTGATTCACGTCAAGTAAAACAGTTGGTTCATAATAATTTCCTTCAGAATCAATTCTATTTCCACCTG is part of the Halobacteriovoraceae bacterium genome and harbors:
- a CDS encoding NADP(H)-dependent aldo-keto reductase, with translation MKYNQLGDTDLTVSEICLGTMTWGEQNNEKQAHEQLDFAFERGVNFIDTAEMYPVPPRESTYGKTEQAIGKWGKIKNQRDEIVLASKIAGPGEMVRYIRGGSRLTLAHIRKAVEESLRRLQTDYIDLYQLHWPDRHTNYFGQLGYMPNSNEIVTPILETLEALQKMKSEGKIRHIGVSNETPWGVMTFKYLAETRGLPKIVSIQNPYSLLNRTFEIGLSEISHREKIGLLAYSPLGFGVLTGKYLESMPANARITLFPRFSRYMSDGGIEATKKYVDLARTYELSPAQMALAYVNSRPFLTSNIIGATNLEQLKENIESVNIKLNDEVLAKIEEIHLENSNPCP
- a CDS encoding carbon starvation protein A, whose product is MNASYIALGCLVLFALAYRFYARYISTKIFQLDLLNEEKTPALKYEDGIDFVPTRKEILIGHHFSSIAGAAPIVGPAVAAIWGWVPAILWIVFGVIFIGACHDFGTLFVSMKNNGKSIAEFTEGLLGLRTKYLFLIIIFFLVWMVIAVFTLVIANLFISYPASVIPINFEIIVAVLLGLYINHHKGDLKIPSILAQIGLIIMVFVGTKYPISLDPLFGQSSLMAWIIFLLIYSFIASVLPVWMLLQPRDFINSHQLFLGLGLLLVGLFVTSPTIVAPAINPNPVGAPPWFPFLFITIACGAISGFHGLVSGGTTSKQIQKWTDARPIGYGSMLGEGLLALIATLAVTAGFESKALWHNHYATWNAANGLSAKINAFVTGSSKFLNSIGISEDISQTFIAVLIISFAATSLDTACRIQRYIIAEFGDVTGVKVLKNRYIGSSIAVLSALFLMLTSDGGKGGLHLWPLFGATNQMLAGLSLIIISVYLYKNRRPCKSFLIPAFFILAMTFMSLVLNIQHYLNEKKFLLLVLGVFLTLSQLWIIIESFFLLKNLKNK